One segment of Acidovorax sp. DW039 DNA contains the following:
- a CDS encoding UPF0149 family protein, with protein sequence MTPTDTGNLSADNTPQNPVTGLGPEELEELDNLLDDLRTRGEEIPQWEFCDGFMTALICSRRPIPPAEYLPMLLGDGAALDVAEGEPLPVLPAFASADQQARFIELWMRRWNEVVSQLDTDVKTLDDERTFQPEAMDMRGAVASLPEAERAEMEGQEIPSFGQVWALGFMFAVENWPEDWAAPRDKEAARWLDDALDSIVALTEDDTGKPAVCMYNEDGPPSTSQARVEAFGEAIWAVYDLRQLWKSIGPRVETLRKAPEPGRNDPCHCGSGKKYKKCHGA encoded by the coding sequence ATGACCCCCACCGATACCGGCAACCTGTCTGCCGACAACACCCCCCAGAACCCCGTCACCGGCCTGGGCCCTGAAGAGCTGGAGGAGCTGGACAACCTGCTCGACGACCTGCGCACGCGCGGCGAAGAAATCCCGCAGTGGGAGTTCTGCGATGGCTTCATGACTGCGCTGATCTGCAGCCGCCGCCCTATCCCGCCTGCCGAATACCTGCCCATGCTGCTGGGCGACGGCGCTGCGCTGGATGTGGCCGAGGGCGAACCCCTGCCCGTGCTGCCCGCCTTTGCCAGCGCAGACCAGCAGGCCCGTTTCATCGAGCTGTGGATGCGCCGCTGGAACGAAGTGGTGAGCCAGCTCGATACCGATGTGAAGACGCTGGACGACGAGCGCACCTTCCAGCCCGAAGCCATGGACATGCGCGGCGCAGTGGCCAGCCTGCCCGAAGCAGAGCGCGCTGAAATGGAAGGGCAGGAGATCCCCTCCTTCGGTCAGGTGTGGGCGCTGGGCTTCATGTTCGCCGTGGAAAACTGGCCCGAAGACTGGGCTGCCCCCCGCGACAAGGAAGCCGCCCGCTGGCTGGACGACGCCCTCGACAGCATCGTGGCCCTGACCGAGGACGATACCGGCAAGCCCGCGGTCTGCATGTACAACGAAGACGGCCCCCCCAGCACCAGCCAGGCGCGCGTGGAAGCCTTCGGCGAAGCCATCTGGGCCGTGTACGACCTGCGCCAGCTGTGGAAGAGCATCGGCCCCCGCGTGGAAACCCTGCGCAAGGCCCCCGAGCCCGGCCG